The Usitatibacter rugosus genome segment CACGAGCTCCGCGGCGAGGAAGCGCTCGGAGCGATCCGTGATGTCATCCGCATCGAAGATCGGCGGGGCTTCGGGCAGGAGCTTGCGGATCTCGTAGAGCAGCGCCTTCGTCGCCGTGCCCTTCTCCGCGCTCACCGGCACCAGGGCCGCCCAGTCGCGGCGCGCGGCCCACGTGGTGAGGACGTGCGCGAACTTGGCCTTGTCCTTGATGCGGTCCACCTTGTTCAACGCGAGGATCACCGGCACCTTGTCCGGGAGCATCTCGAAGACGGGCTCGTCGCGCTCGTCCGGGGCCCAGGCCTCCACGACCATCACGATCACGTCCACTTCGGAGAGCACCTGCTGCACCGTGCGGTTCATGCGCTTGTTCAGCACATTGGTGTGGCGCGTCTGGAAGCCCGGCGTGTCGACGAAGATGTACTGCGTGTCGCTGTTGGTGAGCAGCCCGTTGATGCGGTGGCGCGTGGTCTGGGCCTTGCGCGAGGTGATGGCCACGTGCGCGCCAACCAGCTGGTTCATCAGCGTGGACTTGCCGACGTTGGGCCGGCCCACGATCGCGACGGTTCCGGTGCGGAAGGCCTGCTTGCTCATGCCCGCCTCTTCGCGCGCTCGGCCTCGAGCTGCTCCAGCGCCTTGGCGGCCGCATCCTGCTCGGCGGCCCGGCGGCTGGTGCCGCTGCCCTGCACGGTGACACTCAACTCGTCCACTCGGCACTCCACGGTGAAGACCTGTTCATGGGCCTCGCCCGCCGTCGTAAGGACGGTGTAGCGCGGCAACGGAAGCTTGCGCCCCTGCAGCGCTTCCTGCAGGGCGGTTTTCGGATCCTTGTCCACCGGGTGG includes the following:
- the era gene encoding GTPase Era encodes the protein MSKQAFRTGTVAIVGRPNVGKSTLMNQLVGAHVAITSRKAQTTRHRINGLLTNSDTQYIFVDTPGFQTRHTNVLNKRMNRTVQQVLSEVDVIVMVVEAWAPDERDEPVFEMLPDKVPVILALNKVDRIKDKAKFAHVLTTWAARRDWAALVPVSAEKGTATKALLYEIRKLLPEAPPIFDADDITDRSERFLAAELVRERVFRLLGDELPYSTAVVIESFETEPSPQSPEGFRRIHATIFVDRDGHKAIVIGEKGASLKRIGTEARHAMEALFGGKVHLEIWVRVKGGWADSEKMLQQFGYE